Within the Synechococcales cyanobacterium CNB genome, the region AGGAACGAGAATTGTGGGCAGCGATCCGCAAGAGGGACCCCCTACAATGACCCGAACACCTTTGCCAGAGGCCGTCTTTTCAATGCCGCTCACGCTCGTCGAGAAACTCGCCACGAACGCCGCGGTCGGACTCGGGCCAGGGGAGGCAGCATGGTCGGGGCGGATCGTCCGCATCCGTCCGAAGCACGTGATGACGCACGACAACACGGCGGCTGTCATCCCGAAGTTTCTGGGCCTGTTCGAGGGAACCGGCCGCTCGGCGCGCGTGAATGATCCGCGTCAGCCGGTCTTCGCGATCGATCACGACATCCAGAACGTGACCCCGGAGAACCTCGGCAAGTACGCGCGGATTGAGCGGTTCGCAGCCGAGCATGGGATCGACTTCTACCCGCCTGGCACGGGCATCTCGCACCAGGTGATGGTCGAACAGGGGTACGTAACGCCCGGCTCGATGGTGGTTGGATCGGACTCGCACTCGAACCTGTATGGGGCGCTCTGCTGCCTCGGCACGCCGATCGTGCGTACGGACGCCGCGTGCCTCTGGGCGACCGGGACGACATGGTGGAAGACCCCGCGCGTCGCCCGGTGTGTACTGAAGGGGCGGCTTCGCCCCGGCGTGGTCGGCAAGGACGTCATCATCGCGCTGTGCGGGGTGTTCAACCGCGACGAGGCCCTCAACCATGCGGTCGAGTTCCAGGGCGAAGGTGTCGCGTGCCTCTCGCTGGACCAGCGCATGTCCATCGCGAACATGACCACGGAGTGGGGTGCGCTGGCGGGCATCTTTCCCTTCGACGAGACGCTGCGAGACTACCTCTTGGACCGCGCAGCGTACTTCACGCGAGGGCGAAGACCGGGCACTCGACGCGAGAGATCGCTCGGCGTGTACACCGCGGAGGACGTCGAACGGTGGTGGAAAGGTCGGCGTGAACTTGCTGCGGACCACGGCGCGACGTACCACGTCGAGATGGAGTTGGACCTCTCGACGGTGATCCCGTACGTGAGCGGGCCGAACGGAGTGAAGGCGATCCACGCGCTGCCCGAGATCGAGCGACGGCACGTGCGCATCCAGAAGGCGTACCTCCTCTCGTGCGTCAACGCGAGACTGGAAGACATCGCGGAGGCTGCGGCCGTCGTGCGGGGCAATCGTGTTGCGGACGGGGTTGAGTTCTACGTCGCCGCGGCGAGCGCGGAGGTCCAGCGCGAGGCGGAACGGCTTGGCTACTGGCGGGCACTGCTCGACGCGGGGGCGATCGCGCTGCCGTCCGGCTGCGGCCCGTGCATCGGCCTCGGCGCGGGACTGGTGCGAGACGGCGAAGTGGCGATCAGCGCAACGAACCGCAATTTCCGAGGGCGCATGGGGAGCAGAAACGCGCAGGTCTATCTCGGGTCGCCGGCCGTGGTGGCGGCGAGCGCGATCGCGGGCTGCATTCGCGCGCCCGGCACATTCGCCGATACGCTCGCGCACGCGTCATACCGGGTGGGTGATCGCCCGCCCGCCTCACAGGTTCCCAACGGGCGGACGCGCGTCGTGCAGGGATTCCCGGCGACGGTCCGCGCCGGGACGGTCTTTCTCCCCCGGGATGACGTGGACACCGACGGGATTTTTGCCGGGAAACACACCTACAATGAGGCCCTGACACCCGAACAAATGGCCGCCGTGATCTTTGAGAACTATGATCCCGCGTTCCACACGCACTTCAGGCGGGGCGACGTGATCGTGTCAGGCCGGAACTTCGGGACGGGTTCGAGCCGCGAGCAGGCGGCGACAGCACTCAAACACGGGGGCGTGCCGTGCGTGATCGCGGCATCGTTCAGCGAGACCTACCTGCGCAACGCGTTCAACAACGGACTTCCGTGCATCGAGTGTCCCGGGTTCGTCGGTGTCATGCACGATCGGTTCGCCGGTGTGTCCGGGGGCACTGTGCGAGGGCCGACGATCGAGATCGACTTCGGGGCGGCCGTCGTGAGGTGCGAGGGAGAGGAGTTCGGGTTCACGCCGCTCTCACCGGTTGCGCAGGAACTGGTGGCGCTGGGGGGGGCGGAGTCGATGACGCGGGCCGCGCTCGGCGCGGGATGAGGATCGAGGCCATGGCGAAGAAGTCAGGAACGACAGCGACGAAGTCCGCGCCGAAGCCGAAGCAGGCGGCCGCCCCGGCCGACCAGGCGGTTGCGAACGGCGGTGCCGTCGCCGAGGCGAACGGCGTGGATAAGACCGCGGGGATCACGGAAGAGGCCGTCAAGAAGGGGACGGGGCGCGGTTGGGAGGACTGGTGCCGCATCCTCGACGACGCCGGGGCGGAGGTGATGACGCACAAGGAGATCGCGGTCTTTCTGACCGAGCGCGACGGCCTCTCGGCGTGGTGGGCGCAGATGGTGACGGTCGGCTACGAGCAGGCGCGCGGGCGGCGCGAGCCGAACCAGGCCACGACCGGTTACCAGACGTCCGCCAGCCGCGTCATCGAGGTGCCGGTCTCGCGTGCCTACCGGGCCTGGGCGGACACGCGGACGCGCAAGCGCTGGCTCATGACGCCGTTCACGGTTCGGGTGGCGAACCGGGACAAGAATCTGCGCGTGACGTGGCCAGACCAGACGTTCGTGGACGTGTACTTCACGCCCAAGGGCGAGGGCAAGTGCCAGGTCGCCGTGCAGCAGCGAAAACTGAAGGCATCGAGCGACGTGGCGAAGGCCAAGAAGTTCTGGGCCGATCACCTGGAGCAGTTGCGGGCGCTGCTTGAAGAGTGAGCCGGTGGGGAAGCGCCGAATCGCGTGGATGCCGGGCGACGGCGTCGGGCACGACGTCATGGATGCGGCGCGGATCGTGCTCGATGCGATCGGGTTCGACGCCGACTACGTGCACGCGGACATCGGCTGGGAGTTCTGGCGGCGCGAGGGCGATGCCCTGCCTGCCCGAACGATCGAGGCGCTGAGGACGACCGACTGTGCCCTCTTCGGGGCGATCACGAGCAAGCCGAGCGAGGAGGCTGAGGCGGAACTGGACCCGTCCCTGCGAGGCCTGGGGTTGGTGTACGTCTCGCCGATCGTGCGCCTCCGGCAGTTGTTCGACCTGCACACGAACCTGCGGCCGTGCAAGGCCTACGAGGGGAACCCGCTCAACTACCGCGGGACCGAGGCATCGCCGGTGACGGAGCCGATCGACATCGTGGTATTCCGCGAGAACACGGAGGGGATGTACGCCGGGGTGGAGTTCTATCCGCTGCCTGAGCCGGTGTACGGCGCGCTGTGTGCAAACCCGCGCATGACGCCGTGGGCGGACAAGGGGCTTGAGAACGTCGCGCTTTCGACTCGGATCGTGTCGCGGCAGGGGTGCGAACGCATCTGCCGACAGGCGTTCGAGTACGCGAGAGAGCACGGGAGGCGGCGGGTTACGCTCGTGGAGAAGCCGAACGTGCTGCGGAAGACGGGCGGCCTGATGACGCGGGTCTTCCGCGAGGTGGCGCGAGGCTATCCGCGTATCGAGAGCGACGAGGCGAACATCGACGCCATCTGCATGTGGCTGCTCAAGAACCCGCAGGACTACGACGTGCTCGTCGCGGAGAACATGTTCGGGGACATCATATCGGACCTGTGCGCCGGGCTTGTCGGCGGCCTGGGCTTCGCGGCGTCGGCGAACATCGGGGACGACTACGCCGTCTTCGAA harbors:
- the lysF gene encoding homoaconitase; protein product: MPLTLVEKLATNAAVGLGPGEAAWSGRIVRIRPKHVMTHDNTAAVIPKFLGLFEGTGRSARVNDPRQPVFAIDHDIQNVTPENLGKYARIERFAAEHGIDFYPPGTGISHQVMVEQGYVTPGSMVVGSDSHSNLYGALCCLGTPIVRTDAACLWATGTTWWKTPRVARCVLKGRLRPGVVGKDVIIALCGVFNRDEALNHAVEFQGEGVACLSLDQRMSIANMTTEWGALAGIFPFDETLRDYLLDRAAYFTRGRRPGTRRERSLGVYTAEDVERWWKGRRELAADHGATYHVEMELDLSTVIPYVSGPNGVKAIHALPEIERRHVRIQKAYLLSCVNARLEDIAEAAAVVRGNRVADGVEFYVAAASAEVQREAERLGYWRALLDAGAIALPSGCGPCIGLGAGLVRDGEVAISATNRNFRGRMGSRNAQVYLGSPAVVAASAIAGCIRAPGTFADTLAHASYRVGDRPPASQVPNGRTRVVQGFPATVRAGTVFLPRDDVDTDGIFAGKHTYNEALTPEQMAAVIFENYDPAFHTHFRRGDVIVSGRNFGTGSSREQAATALKHGGVPCVIAASFSETYLRNAFNNGLPCIECPGFVGVMHDRFAGVSGGTVRGPTIEIDFGAAVVRCEGEEFGFTPLSPVAQELVALGGAESMTRAALGAG
- a CDS encoding isocitrate/isopropylmalate dehydrogenase family protein, encoding MPGDGVGHDVMDAARIVLDAIGFDADYVHADIGWEFWRREGDALPARTIEALRTTDCALFGAITSKPSEEAEAELDPSLRGLGLVYVSPIVRLRQLFDLHTNLRPCKAYEGNPLNYRGTEASPVTEPIDIVVFRENTEGMYAGVEFYPLPEPVYGALCANPRMTPWADKGLENVALSTRIVSRQGCERICRQAFEYAREHGRRRVTLVEKPNVLRKTGGLMTRVFREVARGYPRIESDEANIDAICMWLLKNPQDYDVLVAENMFGDIISDLCAGLVGGLGFAASANIGDDYAVFEPTHGSAPKYAGRHVVNPMAMLLTVRMMLDWLDESSLAGRLEQAIAEVIREGRVATYDVKGRGRGDSTLDVAREVARKAIGA